A DNA window from Rhizobium jaguaris contains the following coding sequences:
- a CDS encoding L,D-transpeptidase: MADFLPVSRRLLAVAALAAMSGCSIIPDTGATDPDRFAQETAPIFYQPEGIDPQKVKRLPVQPVPQARDLFRTQFNQTYGLPTSNPVHQAMYAQKSEDDFTLPAIPYKRIDPRFLRQEVGYQTNERPGTIVVDTRSHYLYFVEPGGKAMRYGVGLGAAGYAWHGRGFIQWKQKWPRWTPPAEMVAREPEIKPVSAERGGMNPGPTNPLGARALYIFKNGKDTLYRIHGTPDWQSIGKEASSGCVRMLNQDVIDLYNRVSAKAEVVVL, translated from the coding sequence ATGGCCGATTTCTTGCCCGTTTCCCGTCGCCTGCTTGCCGTTGCCGCCCTTGCTGCGATGTCCGGCTGCAGCATTATACCCGACACTGGGGCGACCGATCCCGATCGGTTTGCGCAGGAAACTGCGCCTATCTTTTATCAGCCTGAAGGCATCGATCCGCAGAAGGTGAAGCGCCTGCCGGTCCAGCCGGTACCGCAAGCGCGCGATCTTTTCCGCACGCAATTCAATCAGACCTATGGCCTGCCGACGTCCAATCCTGTGCATCAGGCCATGTATGCGCAAAAGAGTGAAGACGATTTCACCCTCCCGGCGATCCCGTACAAGCGCATCGATCCACGTTTCCTGCGTCAGGAAGTAGGTTATCAGACCAACGAAAGACCCGGCACGATCGTCGTCGATACCAGGAGCCATTATCTCTATTTCGTCGAGCCGGGTGGCAAGGCGATGCGTTATGGTGTCGGCCTTGGGGCGGCCGGTTATGCCTGGCATGGCAGAGGCTTTATCCAATGGAAGCAGAAATGGCCGCGATGGACGCCGCCGGCCGAAATGGTGGCGCGCGAACCGGAGATCAAACCGGTTTCGGCCGAACGCGGCGGCATGAATCCCGGGCCGACCAATCCCCTTGGCGCCCGTGCTCTCTATATCTTCAAGAACGGCAAGGATACGCTCTATCGCATTCACGGCACGCCGGATTGGCAGTCGATCGGCAAGGAGGCCTCATCCGGCTGTGTGCGCATGCTGAACCAGGACGTGATCGATCTCTATAATCGTGTGTCCGCTAAGGCGGAAGTCGTCGTTCTGTAA
- a CDS encoding MarR family winged helix-turn-helix transcriptional regulator has protein sequence MMDKVQERAIPDDEKRLERQLCFAVYATAHAFNRAYKPILDRVGLTYPQYLVMLVLWEKGCMPVKTIGEQLDLDSGTLSPLLKRLEQAGLIGRMRDPKDERQVIVSLTEKGAGMKCQVNMIMAAIGEAVGCDMDEMASLRDRLQRLRANLTA, from the coding sequence ATGATGGACAAGGTGCAGGAGCGGGCAATCCCCGATGACGAAAAGCGGCTGGAGCGGCAGCTCTGTTTTGCCGTCTACGCGACCGCTCATGCCTTCAATCGCGCTTATAAGCCGATCCTTGATCGTGTCGGCCTGACCTATCCGCAATATCTGGTAATGCTGGTGCTTTGGGAAAAAGGCTGCATGCCGGTCAAAACAATCGGCGAGCAGCTCGACCTCGATTCAGGCACGCTGTCGCCACTGTTGAAACGTCTGGAGCAGGCCGGCCTGATCGGCCGCATGCGCGACCCGAAGGACGAACGGCAGGTCATCGTTTCATTGACTGAAAAGGGCGCCGGCATGAAATGCCAGGTCAACATGATCATGGCCGCTATCGGCGAAGCCGTCGGCTGCGATATGGATGAAATGGCCAGCCTGCGCGACCGGCTGCAACGGCTGAGAGCGAATTTAACGGCCTAG
- a CDS encoding alpha/beta hydrolase family protein, whose translation MTTSEDNAFPLSRRTVLAGLAVTLLAPNIARAVETAAPVAKPADAKVVDPQTGKPAAAMADPPLLAGDYAKERHKFRTDLLNKGPAPDKYEPLVAPSGADQIFYRSGLGGELELVAWVSRYERTPKPKPAVLFLHGGNAIGQGHWLLMKPYIDAGYIVMIPSMRGENGQKGNFSGFYDEVADVLAATNRLRHLPGVDPHRLFLAGHSVGGTLAMLAAMSTKHFRAATPMSGNPDAFAFFHRYPEDIRFNAKNPREFQMRSAICYAHSFKCPLKVTHASEEANIDPRLALLAKRALAGGVKMELATVQGSHNSALPGEIEQSIQFFRSVAV comes from the coding sequence ATGACAACGTCTGAAGACAACGCATTTCCCCTCAGTCGCCGCACCGTTCTTGCCGGTCTTGCCGTAACATTGTTAGCTCCCAATATCGCCAGGGCTGTCGAAACCGCGGCTCCTGTCGCCAAGCCGGCTGATGCCAAGGTTGTCGATCCCCAGACCGGCAAGCCGGCCGCCGCAATGGCCGATCCGCCGCTTTTGGCAGGCGATTATGCCAAGGAGCGCCACAAGTTTCGCACCGATCTTCTGAACAAGGGTCCGGCGCCTGACAAATATGAGCCGCTGGTCGCGCCCTCCGGCGCCGATCAGATTTTCTATCGCAGCGGCCTGGGTGGTGAACTGGAGCTCGTCGCCTGGGTGTCGCGCTATGAGCGCACGCCGAAGCCGAAGCCGGCCGTGCTCTTCCTGCACGGCGGCAACGCCATCGGTCAGGGCCATTGGCTGCTGATGAAGCCTTATATTGATGCCGGCTACATCGTCATGATCCCTTCGATGCGCGGCGAAAACGGCCAGAAGGGCAATTTCTCCGGTTTCTATGACGAAGTCGCTGATGTACTTGCCGCAACCAATCGCCTGCGCCATCTGCCGGGCGTTGATCCACACCGTCTGTTCCTTGCCGGCCACAGCGTCGGCGGCACGCTGGCGATGCTTGCGGCGATGTCGACCAAACATTTCCGCGCGGCCACTCCCATGTCAGGTAATCCGGATGCCTTTGCCTTCTTCCATCGTTATCCGGAGGATATCCGCTTCAACGCAAAGAATCCGCGCGAATTCCAGATGCGCTCGGCAATCTGCTATGCTCACAGCTTCAAATGCCCCTTGAAGGTCACGCATGCCAGCGAAGAGGCCAATATCGACCCCCGTTTGGCGCTGCTCGCCAAACGTGCCCTTGCTGGCGGGGTGAAAATGGAATTGGCGACAGTTCAAGGCAGCCACAATTCCGCGTTGCCAGGCGAGATCGAACAGAGCATCCAGTTTTTCAGGAGTGTGGCGGTCTAA
- a CDS encoding cisplatin damage response ATP-dependent DNA ligase: MKAFADLLDRLVLTPSRNGKLKLLTDYFRDTPDPDRGYGLAAIAGTLEVRNVKPAMLRDLVLERMDEVLFRYSYDYVGDLAETISLVWDKESDIVRPVGEQPKLGDVVRRMNALGRTEVRSFVRDLLDRLDTSGRFAFLKLATGALRIGVSARLAKQALAELSRKDVTEIETLWHGLQPPYESLFQWLEGKGDKPVLATPAIFHSVMLANPVEPGDLSGLDPLDYAAEWKWDGIRVQLSRAGATSKLYSRSGDDISGAFPDIVDAVSFEGVVDGELLIGGTARSNSPTRTFSDLQQRLNRKTVTAKMLEDYPAFIRAYDLLFDGEEDVRARGFLDRRERLMEIIEAAPHDRFDLSPLVDFTSWEELDQLRSSPPDPVIEGVMIKRRDSAYLAGRAKGPWFKWKRNPYNVDAVLMYAQRGHGKRSSYYSDFTFGVWSMTPEGEQLVPVGKAYFGFTDAELEVLDKFVRNNTIDRFGPVRAVRADRDFGFVLEVAFEGINRSTRHKSGVAMRFPRIARLRPDKPPYEADRLESLVALIDAKAPAVDE, encoded by the coding sequence ATGAAAGCCTTCGCAGACCTTCTGGATCGCCTGGTGCTGACGCCGAGCCGCAATGGCAAGCTGAAGCTGCTCACCGACTATTTCCGCGATACGCCCGACCCGGATCGCGGTTACGGTCTCGCCGCAATTGCCGGTACGCTGGAGGTCCGCAACGTCAAGCCGGCCATGCTGCGCGACCTCGTGCTGGAACGCATGGACGAGGTGCTGTTTCGTTACTCTTACGACTATGTCGGCGATCTCGCCGAGACCATCTCGCTGGTCTGGGACAAGGAGAGCGATATCGTCCGCCCAGTGGGTGAGCAGCCGAAGCTCGGCGACGTTGTGCGCCGAATGAATGCGCTGGGGCGTACCGAGGTACGCAGCTTCGTTCGCGACCTGCTCGACCGGCTGGACACGTCGGGCCGTTTTGCCTTCCTGAAGCTCGCGACCGGTGCGCTGCGCATCGGCGTTTCGGCGCGGCTTGCCAAGCAGGCTTTGGCGGAGTTGAGCCGCAAGGACGTGACCGAGATCGAAACGCTGTGGCATGGGCTGCAGCCGCCCTATGAAAGCCTGTTCCAATGGCTGGAAGGCAAGGGCGACAAGCCGGTGCTGGCGACGCCGGCGATTTTTCATTCCGTGATGCTCGCCAATCCGGTCGAGCCCGGGGATCTCAGTGGGCTCGATCCTTTGGATTATGCCGCCGAGTGGAAATGGGACGGCATCCGCGTCCAACTTTCGCGAGCGGGTGCGACGAGCAAGCTCTATTCCCGTTCCGGTGACGATATATCCGGCGCCTTCCCGGATATCGTCGACGCCGTGAGCTTCGAGGGCGTTGTTGACGGCGAATTGCTGATCGGCGGCACGGCGCGCTCCAACAGCCCGACACGCACTTTTTCCGACCTGCAGCAGCGGTTGAACCGCAAGACGGTGACGGCGAAGATGCTGGAGGACTATCCCGCCTTCATTCGTGCCTATGACCTGCTGTTCGATGGCGAAGAGGACGTGCGTGCCCGCGGCTTTCTCGACCGGCGCGAGCGGCTGATGGAGATCATCGAGGCAGCACCCCACGATCGTTTCGATCTCTCGCCGCTGGTCGATTTTACCTCCTGGGAGGAATTGGACCAATTGCGCTCGTCGCCGCCCGATCCCGTTATCGAAGGCGTCATGATCAAGCGCCGCGACAGCGCCTATCTCGCCGGCCGCGCCAAGGGGCCGTGGTTCAAATGGAAACGCAATCCCTACAATGTCGATGCGGTGCTGATGTATGCTCAGCGCGGGCATGGCAAACGTTCGAGCTATTATTCCGATTTCACCTTCGGCGTCTGGTCGATGACACCGGAAGGCGAGCAACTGGTACCGGTCGGCAAGGCCTATTTCGGCTTTACGGATGCCGAGCTTGAGGTGCTCGACAAGTTTGTGCGCAACAATACAATCGATCGTTTCGGCCCGGTGAGAGCGGTCAGGGCCGATCGCGATTTCGGCTTCGTTCTCGAAGTCGCTTTCGAAGGGATCAACCGTTCGACGCGGCACAAATCCGGTGTCGCCATGCGTTTTCCGCGAATTGCCCGTCTTCGACCAGACAAGCCGCCCTATGAGGCGGATCGGCTGGAAAGTTTGGTGGCGCTAATTGACGCCAAGGCTCCTGCTGTTGATGAATAG
- a CDS encoding methylmalonyl-CoA mutase family protein: MNIDSLDPNVFAPVSREAWLKLVSRALKGADFQEALVSRTDDGIAIEPLYARRSDVTPLTRRQTERPWIVSQRMDDPDIERAFIQLGADLANGASGITLISKTGLSAFGVGIDTRAEGLAARLASAIAGKNISLRLEGCSPAFADAFATALGKASDHQTLHFGLDAFTSTGTTNEITGSFQRLNNAGFAGTFLSADGRAAHNAGGTEAQELAVMAAALVGHLRMLDQTGIDPETVLNVTSLCLTADQNQFITMAKARAARMIFARIAEACGVSHPPGAYIFMETSYRMLTKLDVETNILRNTIAVFAAGTGGADEISVLPHTLTHGIPEPLARRLARNTQTILISESHLDHVADPAAGAGGIEALTEALAEKAWEIFAGIERDGGLAKVIAGGQLAAMVDEASANRAVKPIVGTTLFAAEVERLVEILGELGSVVECLGVKPLRLDERASL; encoded by the coding sequence ATGAATATCGACAGTCTCGACCCGAACGTTTTTGCTCCGGTAAGTCGTGAGGCATGGCTCAAACTGGTGAGTAGGGCTCTGAAGGGCGCAGATTTCCAGGAAGCGCTGGTGTCACGAACGGATGACGGCATCGCGATCGAGCCACTCTATGCCCGCCGCTCCGATGTCACGCCATTGACTCGCCGCCAAACCGAAAGGCCTTGGATCGTCAGCCAGCGCATGGACGATCCGGATATCGAACGGGCTTTCATCCAGCTCGGCGCGGATCTTGCCAACGGCGCCAGTGGCATCACTCTCATATCGAAAACCGGCCTGTCTGCCTTTGGTGTCGGCATCGATACCCGTGCGGAGGGGCTAGCGGCAAGATTGGCCTCGGCAATTGCAGGCAAAAACATCTCGCTACGCCTCGAAGGCTGCTCCCCGGCTTTTGCCGATGCATTCGCTACAGCACTTGGCAAAGCTTCGGATCATCAAACGCTGCATTTTGGTCTCGACGCCTTCACCTCGACCGGAACCACGAACGAGATAACGGGCAGTTTTCAGCGCCTGAACAACGCCGGATTTGCCGGCACCTTCCTTAGTGCCGATGGCCGCGCCGCGCATAATGCCGGCGGGACGGAGGCGCAGGAACTGGCTGTTATGGCCGCAGCTCTCGTCGGCCATTTGAGGATGTTGGACCAGACGGGTATCGACCCCGAAACGGTTCTCAACGTAACGAGCCTCTGCCTCACCGCCGATCAGAACCAGTTCATCACCATGGCGAAAGCCCGCGCGGCACGCATGATCTTTGCCCGCATCGCCGAGGCCTGTGGCGTTTCCCATCCGCCCGGGGCCTATATTTTCATGGAAACGAGCTATCGAATGCTCACTAAACTGGACGTAGAGACCAATATCCTGCGCAATACCATTGCCGTCTTCGCCGCCGGCACCGGCGGCGCGGACGAGATTTCGGTATTACCGCACACCCTCACGCATGGCATCCCCGAGCCGCTGGCACGACGCCTGGCGCGCAATACGCAGACCATACTGATTTCCGAGAGCCATCTCGACCACGTCGCCGATCCGGCGGCCGGGGCTGGTGGCATAGAGGCACTGACGGAGGCTCTGGCCGAAAAGGCCTGGGAGATTTTTGCGGGCATCGAGCGGGATGGCGGGCTGGCAAAGGTTATCGCCGGTGGCCAGCTTGCAGCGATGGTGGACGAGGCGAGCGCGAATCGTGCGGTAAAGCCGATTGTAGGGACGACATTGTTTGCCGCGGAGGTGGAGCGGCTGGTTGAAATTTTGGGAGAGCTGGGATCCGTTGTGGAATGTCTCGGCGTGAAGCCGCTGCGGCTGGATGAAAGGGCGTCTCTATGA
- the scpA gene encoding methylmalonyl-CoA mutase: MTRIPGFAAIAWTRPQATTPKTDAPAWQTPEGIAVKRIYDTTDLAGLNFLDTYPGAAPFVRGPYPTMYVQQPWTIRQYAGFSTAEESNAFYRRNLAAGQKGLSVAFDLATHRGYDSDHPRVAGDVGMAGVAIDSILDMRQLFDGIPLGEMSVSMTMNGAVLPVMALYIVAAEEQGVSEDKLSGTIQNDILKEFMVRNTYIYPPQPSMRIVSDIFSYTSQRMPKFNSISISGYHMQEAGATADLELAYTIADGIEYARAGVAAGLDIDSFAPRLSFFWAVGMNFFMEVAKMRAARLIWAALMQKNFAPKDAKSLALRTHSQTSGWSLTAQDPMNNIIRTMVEAMAATQGHTQSLHTNSFDEALALPTDHSARIARNTQILLQKESGTTDIIDPWGGSAYVERLTHDLAARALTHIEEVEALGGMAKAIEKGIPKLRIEEAAARTQARIDSGHQTIVGVNFSRPEQDINVDVLKVDNSEVRARQLSKLQQLKGTRETAAVETALEALTDAARNGTGNLLDFAVKAARARATVGEISLALEKAYGRHAAEIRTISGVYRKEVGTADPLFNRAVAKVEAFRRAKGEKPRILVAKMGQDGHDRGQKVIATAFADLGFDVVVGAMFQTPEEVADLAVREGVDIIGASSLAAGHLTLVPELKEALTRRHAGHILIAVGGVIPPQDFAALEAAGADAIFPPGTVIAEAAAALMDRLMR, from the coding sequence ATGACCCGTATTCCCGGCTTCGCCGCTATTGCCTGGACAAGACCGCAAGCCACGACGCCGAAAACCGACGCACCGGCTTGGCAAACTCCAGAGGGCATCGCCGTCAAGCGCATCTATGACACGACTGACCTCGCCGGTTTGAATTTCCTCGACACCTATCCTGGTGCTGCCCCGTTCGTCCGCGGCCCCTATCCGACGATGTATGTCCAGCAGCCCTGGACCATCCGCCAATATGCGGGTTTCTCCACCGCCGAGGAATCGAATGCCTTCTACCGCCGCAATCTCGCGGCCGGCCAGAAGGGCCTCTCCGTCGCCTTCGATCTCGCCACCCATCGCGGCTATGACAGCGACCATCCGCGCGTCGCCGGCGATGTCGGCATGGCCGGAGTGGCGATCGATTCCATTCTCGACATGCGCCAGCTTTTCGACGGCATACCGCTCGGCGAGATGAGCGTATCGATGACCATGAACGGCGCGGTGCTGCCTGTCATGGCGCTCTATATCGTCGCCGCCGAGGAACAGGGCGTTTCGGAGGACAAGCTCTCCGGCACGATCCAGAACGACATCCTCAAGGAATTCATGGTCCGCAACACCTATATCTACCCGCCGCAGCCCTCGATGCGGATCGTGTCTGATATTTTCAGCTATACCAGCCAGCGCATGCCGAAATTCAACTCCATCTCGATTTCCGGGTATCATATGCAGGAGGCCGGCGCGACGGCGGATCTGGAGCTCGCCTATACCATCGCCGACGGCATCGAATATGCCCGCGCCGGGGTAGCCGCCGGGCTCGATATCGACAGCTTCGCGCCACGCCTCTCCTTCTTCTGGGCGGTTGGCATGAACTTCTTCATGGAAGTCGCCAAGATGCGAGCGGCACGGTTGATCTGGGCTGCATTGATGCAGAAAAACTTTGCGCCGAAGGATGCGAAATCGCTGGCGCTGCGCACCCATAGCCAGACGTCCGGATGGTCGCTGACGGCACAAGACCCGATGAACAATATTATCCGCACCATGGTCGAGGCCATGGCGGCGACGCAGGGCCATACCCAGTCCCTGCACACCAATTCCTTCGACGAAGCGCTGGCGTTGCCGACAGACCATTCGGCCCGCATCGCCCGCAATACGCAGATCCTGCTGCAGAAGGAATCCGGTACGACCGATATCATCGATCCCTGGGGCGGCTCGGCCTATGTCGAGCGGCTGACGCATGATCTGGCGGCCCGCGCGCTCACCCATATCGAAGAGGTCGAAGCACTCGGCGGTATGGCAAAGGCGATCGAAAAAGGCATTCCGAAGCTCAGGATCGAAGAGGCGGCCGCCCGCACACAGGCCCGCATCGACAGCGGCCACCAGACCATCGTCGGCGTCAATTTCTCGCGACCGGAACAGGACATCAACGTAGACGTGCTGAAGGTAGACAACTCCGAAGTCCGCGCCCGTCAGCTCTCGAAACTGCAGCAGTTGAAGGGCACGCGCGAGACTGCGGCCGTGGAGACCGCGTTGGAGGCGCTGACCGACGCTGCGCGCAACGGCACCGGCAATCTGCTGGATTTCGCCGTCAAGGCGGCGCGGGCGAGAGCCACGGTCGGCGAAATCTCGCTGGCGCTGGAAAAAGCCTATGGCCGGCATGCCGCAGAGATCCGAACCATATCCGGCGTCTATCGCAAGGAAGTCGGCACCGCCGATCCACTGTTCAACAGGGCCGTCGCCAAGGTCGAAGCGTTCCGCAGGGCAAAGGGCGAAAAGCCGCGCATCCTCGTCGCCAAGATGGGACAGGACGGCCACGATCGCGGCCAGAAGGTCATCGCCACCGCCTTCGCCGACCTCGGCTTCGATGTCGTCGTCGGCGCAATGTTCCAGACGCCGGAAGAGGTCGCCGATCTCGCGGTTCGGGAAGGCGTCGACATCATCGGCGCTTCATCGCTTGCCGCCGGCCATCTGACGCTGGTGCCGGAACTGAAGGAGGCACTCACCCGCCGCCACGCTGGCCATATTCTCATCGCAGTCGGCGGCGTCATCCCGCCCCAGGATTTCGCGGCATTGGAAGCCGCCGGCGCCGACGCTATTTTTCCGCCGGGGACGGTGATCGCGGAAGCGGCAGCGGCGCTGATGGATCGGCTGATGCGCTAA
- a CDS encoding L,D-transpeptidase family protein: MSLPSSLSRRNFLALAGIGAVSTLAGCASTVESRPIVSPVQYGGSIYRPFGGELSSYEGEQPDPAVIYAAMDDGGFHLPAIPYEQIDPKYYRQRVVNPTGEPPGSVIVNTRERFLYVTEPGGTAMRYGIGVGREGFAWEGRGVIQWRKKWPRWNPPDEMVARQPELVKFSIANGGMEPGLKNPLGARALYIFEDKQDSLYRLHGNPDWRSIGKAVSSGCVRLLNQDVIDLYDRVPERAPILVTQA, encoded by the coding sequence ATGAGCCTGCCTTCTTCTCTTTCCCGACGAAATTTCCTCGCGCTCGCGGGCATCGGCGCCGTTTCGACGCTCGCCGGCTGCGCTTCCACCGTCGAAAGCCGCCCGATCGTCAGCCCGGTACAGTATGGCGGTTCCATCTATCGCCCCTTCGGCGGTGAGCTTTCCAGCTATGAAGGCGAGCAACCGGACCCGGCTGTGATCTATGCGGCTATGGATGACGGCGGCTTTCATCTTCCGGCGATACCCTATGAGCAGATCGATCCGAAATATTATCGACAGCGCGTCGTCAATCCGACTGGGGAGCCGCCGGGCAGCGTCATCGTCAATACGCGCGAGCGCTTCCTTTACGTTACCGAGCCGGGCGGCACGGCGATGCGTTATGGCATCGGCGTCGGCCGCGAAGGCTTTGCCTGGGAGGGCCGCGGTGTCATCCAGTGGCGCAAGAAATGGCCGCGCTGGAACCCGCCGGACGAAATGGTGGCTCGCCAGCCGGAACTCGTCAAATTTTCGATCGCCAACGGCGGCATGGAGCCAGGCCTGAAGAATCCGCTTGGTGCCCGTGCCCTTTATATTTTCGAGGACAAGCAGGATTCGCTTTACCGTCTGCACGGGAATCCGGATTGGCGCTCCATTGGCAAGGCCGTTTCTTCCGGCTGTGTCCGTCTGCTGAATCAGGATGTCATCGATCTCTACGATCGCGTGCCGGAGCGCGCGCCGATCTTGGTGACGCAGGCGTAA